One segment of Ipomoea triloba cultivar NCNSP0323 chromosome 12, ASM357664v1 DNA contains the following:
- the LOC115999938 gene encoding uncharacterized protein LOC115999938 isoform X13 yields the protein MATAVAADTFAETAAQTKRENNDEKSIPEEVETVLDKLLATEENKKVEIINNPHEEAEEPLKVLDKDDDGGILKGESEGKTSSHSEDINDETTLQDKKRDTNEKTLSEEVERGLDKLLATEENNPQEVCDGGTAEGEKMTELSYAHKAIAEENYSSAEYIGKPCSKTENEIQENLFSEAEDGEGKDFGIILNNKGIPPYVSQGESEEKTSHSEDTIEGTTLKERHLHEEMGNLTDIVGGISENKRENDEMQPVEPEVVLDKQAQEGTNIVEIDNPCESLKNNEDDNDGTAEVEKAVELHSVAKAIEEPNSSPEPIENPINTEDEMLPIEPEVVLEKQAPEETSTVEIDNPHESLKTNEDGNDGAAEVEMAVELHSVTKAIEEPNSSPEPIENPINAEDETLPIEPEVVLEKQAPEETNTVEIDNPHESSKNNEDCNDRTVEVEKAVELPSVAKAIEEPKCPAEPIEKPINTEDVQGVNYLLASQSVASEIKETNLDEAVPVIPKPLAYSAQVSETVLQVDINTNDTDDNQSKILEKDMVDGSLPQENHKEKLSDMITEHEKPASMEAPRGLHTDDNVTVTVCEGISEVKQQCIAEMSKDDADSKNSTSENNAEISLYDVHEEIERSGFQQNTELTFRKELILDKIDDVILKGESEDEFSHSENINDGIALHEKLHEEMATIADIAEGTSETLHGKMGTLSAIVGGISENKRKNDEMQPVEPEVVLDKQAPEEANIVEIDNRCESLKNNEDGNDGAAEVELAVELPSVAKAIEEPNSSVEPIEKAINTEDEMQQVETEVVLDKQALEETNTIEIDNPCESLKNNEDGNDGTVEVVEAVELPSAAKGIEEPKSSPEPIENPIDTEDEMLPVEPEAVLHKQAPEETNTVEIDNPCEYLKNNEDGNDGTVEVVEAVELPSAAKAIEEPKSSPEPIENPINTEDEMLPVEPEVVLHKQAPEETNTVGIDNPCESLKNNEDGNDGTVEVEKAVELPSAAKAIEELNSSAEPIENPINTDDEILPVQPEVVLDKQAPEETNMVEIDNPCESLENNEDANDGTVEVEKAIEEPNSSVEPIEKTINTEDEMLPSEPEVVLDKQALEESNTVEIGNPHEFLKKNEDGNDGTVKVEKAVDLPSAAKAIEEPNSSSGESEDKFSHSENINDGIALHEKQLHEEMATIANVLDKDDDKGKTPEEISVQADLTETLKDSEESGETCKEQGKPFIPAPPSEVFTADLQGKINTSDNDYSNQSKILEQDTIVDGNLSTACKAQENPEEKLSDLITEHEGNLPKESEGPVSTEASRGLHTDENETTAVCEVTSQMKQHGIAETVKDYADSKNSICQSGAEKNLNAAEEEFEGSCLQQNIEPTTFSKELISEQSNEGILEGEGEDKASHSQITYEGITLQEKQLHEEVATVADIAEGTSETKRENDEKTLPGEHEIMLDKLAPVESKKVEIGNPHEISKSSEEGSDGTVECEKMIELPSVAKDTIEENNRSTEPTENPSNTEDELPGELFSEGENREGRDTGTILNREIPPNESQPEAEEPSKALETDDEGMTPEKTDEGMTPEKTFVQADAVINCPADFTENLKEDREKSGEVCNENESTQCILATKTSFPNDDSNETNVQGIADKEQDKDFIPEGENMDSLVVESHDDKEDGKVKKEESLAETCKIPLMEIQSQSSDSQDAHNVIGSPLSTSPTEETSSEKVGSSEVEPESTKASSDTMEDEFAKQEILSYGSSSCQISSEMEHNIEHDEVETETIQGVNDFLGSQLVSPEIKETGSGEGTSASETTADPAPLIEVNGTVLEDGVHMNENKEDHQCKIIEKDNIVDDSVTVQEENITRAGEEQASEELLRGLHRDENETVAVHDVISEVEQQDTVELSKDDVDSKDSLFKYESEKENLHAPCEETEKEALPQNADQTAFNEELISVKDDDVLRGESEDKAAHSDNNGETNPQETNMLPIDLDEAKSIQRNENSEWSNYSTVDEKPEQQIYTPTDMPTEELKYAYETNKIPEIEVLGDTSVQGQSDLDLISACPDDIHVAEDIGENSNEMCLEEVADMENQEDQIKQDGSQRATSEVRGNLSKGIENEISKDSVCSNTIIDKEESLNSRIPRGNEEEAKESKEEIKEPIKEANYHNFQTTHADTEEQVICVLTNAQNTMQSEEKMLPKEKECHVQNFSLLKTPEENEEQILETAEPLMAATGEMETELVEVQGKIAPVSSGLASEKDVVTGNEMEVDADETDTVPNQENDSSLNRKVNVETVAAGEDTDTREMSLHEEQIEACLSITDDKVASSLEEENPITKIVNETTIAETSSPLETREGMVTKENLLEEEHHSVINSEGRSLNDLEEEKLELNEKSLEHRTEDFMINSSDSTTKVHPKSVQPDEELIPSSQSVAEEGDESITSDGALTSSAEEACPQKSIEVGTTETSKDEGSEMFQDKLVPENTNVEPKNLDASYSTDKEIQGAGMEETCIETSELDSEKSDHIIESASEVHKLEMPLEAEKVGFVEENPAETETEEIVIKETNEENDIIKEDISSEQTQIADQSVIVKSSLDYPEEVLSLDAYQEVELKPEENEFERLGENESIKEEASSGDKAGAESSVAQDSEALHAIETAVAEESHDGNGKEISEMSMLHEQVKHSIALEKQNEELQSIVDGADTEKTLEDEKLDSCTEVQEGITGEADGSKKTESSTPNASECVQLMQQEPVLTAVKPEIQELEAEKVSGAPSETEMNQPKTNEMSTNTSEETSHEHGHDEIQSDGITNSQGPGETTMEMAKDGETEVQQKNLDFSFNIKDSAMENSSTETEPKDVQDNIDIIESAQEHVPAKIQNDNSTDSEEKGSKNEATEAASNEAAGLECGEDAKTEVEVNKVTDRSQTMESSTLSDSNLVLGSIEESSQVTEREDTKSQTEKLCDFTHKDSEMTQPREFPSDFTEIKNYIDDKLAQHESKVAVLDTEFPAEADPHENTEVRTSNEDNDSQEMQQNSVNDLEEMKPENAGETKNMETTDPKDIVQSMQEKDTVVSTCENISSNNINASKEETKERRTLTEARDEASMAGLPRACLNEREVIFHKEEDEASKVETEQHEEARSDQEEEEGGEHKGEDSGPEAPVMVENAGAGDADVKASKKKHHNILSGVGSKVKHSIAKVKKVITGKSSPTKQQSPK from the exons ATGGCCACCGCCGTGGCTGCTGACACTTTTGCAGAAACAGCAGCTCAGACT AAAAGAGAGAATAATGATGAAAAGAGCATTCCAGAAGAAGTTGAGACAGTGTTGGACAAACTACTGGCCACAGAGGAAAACAAGAAAGttgaaataataaacaatccTCATGAAGAAGCTGAGGAACCATTAAAAGTGTTGGACAAAGATGATGATGGAGGCATACTCAAAGGAGAAAGTGAGGGGAAAACATCCTCTCATTCAGAAGACATCAATGATGAGACAACTCTACAAGATAAG AAAAGAGATACTAATGAAAAGACTTTGTCAGAAGAAGTTGAGAGAGGGTTGGACAAACTACTGGCCACAGAGGAAAACAATCCTCAGGAAGTTTGTGATGGCGGAACAGCTGAGGGTGAAAAGATGACCGAATTATCCTATGCTCACAAGGCTATTGCTGAAGAGAATTACAGTTCTGCAGAATACATTGGGAAACCATGCAGCAAAACCgaaaatgaaattcaagaaAATTTGTTCTCAGAAGCAGAGGATGGCGAAGGTAAAGACTTTGGTATTATATTGAATAATAAGGGGATTCCACCATATGTATCACAAGGAGAAAGTGAGGAGAAAACATCTCATTCAGAAGACACTATTGAGGGAACAACTCTAAAAGAAAGG cACCTGCATGAAGAAATGGGAAACTTGACAGACATAGTAGGAGGCATAAGTGAAAAT AAAAGAGAGAATGATGAAATGCAACCAGTTGAACCTGAGGTAGTGCTGGATAAACAAGCCCAAGAGGGAACCAACATTGTTGAGATTGACAATCCTTGTGAATCATTGAAAAACAATGAGGATGATAATGATGGAACAGCTGAGGTTGAAAAGGCGGTTGAATTACACTCAGTTGCAAAGGCTATTGAAGAACCTAACAGTTCACCAGAACCCATTGAAAATCCAATCAACACAGAAGATGAAATGCTGCCGATTGAACCTGAGGTAGTGTTGGAAAAACAAGCCCCAGAAGAAACAAGCACCGTTGAGATTGACAATCCTCATGAATCATTGAAAACCAATGAGGATGGTAATGACGGAGCAGCTGAGGTTGAAATGGCAGTTGAATTACACTCAGTTACAAAGGCTATTGAAGAACCTAACAGTTCACCAGAACCAATTGAAAATCCAATCAACGCAGAAGATGAAACGCTGCCGATTGAACCTGAGGTAGTGTTGGAAAAACAAGCCCCAGAAGAAACAAACACCGTTGAGATTGACAATCCTCATGAATCATCGAAAAACAATGAGGATTGTAATGATAGAACAGTTGAGGTTGAAAAGGCGGTTGAATTACCCTCAGTTGCAAAGGCTATTGAAGAACCCAAATGCCCAGCAGAACCCATTGAAAAACCAATCAACACTGAAGATGTTCAGGGAGTTAATTATTTGTTAGCCAGCCAATCAGTTGCTTCTGAAATCAAGGAAACCAACTTAGATGAGGCAGTACCAGTAATTCCAAAGCCGCTTGCATATTCTGCTCAAGTCTCTGAAACAGTTTTACAGGTGGACATAAACACAAATGACACTGATGACAACCAGTCCAAAATTTTAGAAAAGGATATGGTTGATGGTAGTCTTCCTCAAGAAAACCACAAGGAGAAACTCAGTGACATGATCACAGAACATGAGAAGCCGGCTTCTATGGAAGCACCAAGAGGGCTACATACAGATGACAATGTAACTGTCACAGTATGTGAAGGCATCAGTGAAGTGAAACAGCAGTGTATAGCTGAAATGTCCAAAGACGATGCAGACTCAAAAAATTCCACTAGTGAAAATAATGCAGAAATTAGTCTGTATGATGTTCATGAGGAGATTGAAAGGTCAGGTTTTCAACAAAATACTGAACTAACCTTCAGGAAAGAGCTTATTTTAGACAAAATTGATGATGTGATACTCAAAGGAGAAAGTGAGGATGAATTCTCTCATTCAGAAAACATCAATGATGGGATAGCTCTACATGAAAAG CTGCATGAAGAAATGGCTACCATAGCAGATATAGCAGAAGGCACAAGTGAAACT CTGCATGGAAAAATGGGAACCTTGTCAGCCATAGTAGGAGGCATAAGTGAAAAT AAAAGAAAGAATGATGAAATGCAGCCAGTTGAACCTGAGGTAGTGTTGGATAAACAAGCCCCAGAGGAAGCCAACATTGTTGAGATTGACAATCGTTGTGAATCATTGAAAAACAATGAGGATGGTAATGACGGAGCAGCTGAGGTTGAATTGGCAGTTGAATTACCCTCAGTTGCAAAGGCTATTGAAGAACCGAACAGTTCAGTAGAACCTATTGAAAAAGCAATCAACACAGAAGATGAAATGCAGCAAGTTGAAACTGAGGTAGTGTTGGATAAACAAGCCCTCGAAGAAACAAACACCATTGAGATTGACAATCCTTGTGAATCCTTGAAAAACAATGAGGATGGTAACGATGGAACAGTTGAGGTTGTAGAGGCAGTTGAATTACCCTCAGCTGCAAAGGGTATTGAAGAACCTAAAAGTTCACCAGAACCCATTGAGAATCCAATCGACACAGAAGATGAAATGCTGCCGGTTGAACCTGAGGCAGTGTTGCATAAACAAGCCCCAGAGGAAACAAATACCGTTGAGATTGACAATCCTTGTGAATACTTGAAAAACAATGAGGATGGTAATGATGGAACAGTTGAGGTTGTAGAGGCAGTTGAATTACCCTCAGCTGCAAAGGCTATTGAAGAACCTAAAAGTTCACCAGAACCCATTGAAAATCCAATCAACACAGAAGATGAAATGCTACCGGTTGAACCTGAGGTAGTGTTGCATAAACAAGCCCCAGAAGAAACAAATACCGTTGGGATTGACAATCCTTGTGAATCCTTGAAAAACAATGAGGATGGTAATGATGGAACTGTTGAGGTTGAAAAGGCGGTTGAATTACCCTCAGCTGCAAAGGCTATTGAAGAACTTAACAGTTCAGCAGAACCCATTGAAAATCCAATCAACACAGATGATGAAATACTGCCAGTTCAACCTGAGGTAGTATTGGATAAACAAGCCCCAGAGGAAACCAACATGGTTGAGATTGATAATCCTTGTGAATCCTTGGAAAACAATGAGGATGCTAATGATGGAACAGTTGAGGTTGAAAAGGCTATTGAAGAACCCAACAGTTCTGTAGAACCCATTGAAAAAACAATCAACACAGAAGATGAAATGCTGCCAAGTGAACCAGAGGTAGTGTTGGATAAACAAGCCCTAGAGGAATCGAACACGGTTGAGATTGGCAATCCTCATgaattcttgaaaaaaaatgagGATGGTAATGATGGAACAGTTAAGGTTGAAAAGGCTGTTGATTTACCCTCAGCTGCAAAGGCTATTGAAGAACCTAACAGTTCATCCGGAGAAAGTGAAGATAAATTCTCTCATTCAGAAAACATCAATGATGGGATAGCTCTACATGAAAAG CAGCTGCATGAAGAAATGGCTACCATAGCAAATGTGTTAGATAAAGATGATGACAAAGGCAAGACACCAGAGGAAATTTCAGTTCAGGCTGATTTGACAGAAACTTTGAAAGATAGTGAGGAATCGGGAGAAACCTGTAAAGAGCAAGGCAAGCCTTTCATTCCAGCACCACCAAGCGAAGTCTTCACAGCAGATCTACAGGGGAAGATAAACACGAGTGACAATGATTATAGTAACCAGTCTAAAATTTTAGAACAGGATACTATAGTTGATGGTAATCTGAGTACAGCTTGTAAAGCTCAAGAAAACCCCGAGGAAAAACTCAGTGACTTGATCACAGAACATGAGGGAAATTTGCCAAAAGAGAGTGAGGGGCCTGTTTCTACAGAAGCATCAAGAGGGCTACATACAGATGAGAATGAAACCACTGCAGTATGTGAAGTCACAAGTCAAATGAAACAGCATGGCATAGCTGAAACGGTCAAAGATTATGCAGACTCAAAAAATTCCATTTGTCAAAGTGGAGCAGAAAAGAATCTTAATGCAGCAGAAGAGGAGTTTGAAGGGTCATGTCTACAACAAAATATTGAACCAACAACCTTCAGCAAGGAGCTTATTTCAGAACAAAGCAATGAAGGCATACTCGAAGGAGAAGGTGAGGATAAAGCATCTCATTCACAAATCACATATGAAGGGATAACTCTACAGGAAAAG CAGCTGCATGAAGAAGTGGCAACCGTAGCAGACATAGCAGAAGGCACAAGTGAAACT AAAAGAGAGAATGATGAAAAAACTTTGCCAGGTGAACATGAGATTATGTTGGATAAGCTTGCCCCAGTTGAAAGCAAAAAGGTTGAGATTGGCAATCCTCATGAAATCTCAAAAAGCAGTGAGGAAGGTAGTGATGGAACAGTTGAGTGTGAAAAGATGATTGAATTACCCTCAGTTGCCAAGGATACTATTGAAGAAAATAACAGGTCTACAGAACCCACTGAAAACCCAAGCAATACAGAAGATGAACTGCCAGGAGAATTATTCTCAGAAGGAGAGAACAGAGAAGGTCGAGACACGGGAACCATATTAAATAGGGAGATTCCACCTAATGAATCTCAACCAGAAGCTGAAGAACCATCAAAAGCATTAGAAACAGATGATGAAGGCATGACACCAGAAAAAACCGATGAAGGCATGACACCAGAAAAAACCTTTGTTCAGGCTGATGCAGTAATAAATTGTCCAGCTGATTTTACAGAGAATTTGAAAGAAGATCGTGAGAAATCAGGAGAAGTTTGTAATGAAAATGAAAGCACACAGTGTATCCTGGCTACTAAGACAAGTTTTCCCAATGATGATTCCAACGAAACAAACGTCCAGGGAATAGCAGATAAAGAACAAGACAAGGATTTCATTCCAGAGGGTGAGAATATGGATTCTTTGGTAGTGGAGTCACATGATGACAAGGAAGATGGTAAGGTGAAAAAGGAAGAAAGCTTGGCTGAAACTTGCAAAATTCCTCTTATGGAAATACAAAGTCAAAGTAGTGATAGCCAGGATGCTCACAATGTGATAGGCAGCCCCTTGAGCACTTCACCAACAGAAGAGACTAGCTCAGAAAAAGTTGGATCCAGTGAGGTGGAGCCTGAATCAACCAAAGCGAGTTCTGATACAATGGAAGATGAATTTGCTAAACAAGAAATTTTGTCCTATGGGAGCAGCAGTTGTCAAATTTCCAGTGAAATGGAGCATAATATTGAACATGATGAGGTGGAAACAGAAACCATTCAGGGAGTTAATGATTTTCTTGGAAGCCAATTGGTTTCCCCTGAAATCAAAGAGACTGGCTCGGGTGAGGGTACATCAGCAAGTGAAACGACTGCAGACCCTGCACCATTAATAGAAGTCAATGGAACAGTTTTAGAGGATGGTGTacacatgaatgaaaataaagaagatCACCAGTGCAAGATTATAGAAAAGGATAACATAGTTGATGACTCTGTTACAGTGCAAGAGGAAAATATAACAAGAGCAGGTGAGGAGCAGGCTTCCGAAGAATTATTGAGAGGGTTACATAGAGATGAAAATGAAACTGTTGCTGTGCATGATGTCATCAGTGAAGTGGAACAGCAGGACACAGTTGAACTGTCAAAAGATGATGTGGATTCAAAAGATTCCTTGTTCAAATATGAATCAGAAAAAGAGAACTTGCATGCACCTTGTGAGGAGACTGAAAAGGAAGCTTTACCTCAAAATGCTGATCAAACAGCTTTCAATGAGGAACTTATTTCAGTAAAAGATGATGACGTACTCAGAGGAGAAAGTGAGGATAAAGCAGCCCATTCAGATAATAATGGAGAGACAAACCCACAGGAAACG AATATGTTACCCATTGACTTGGATGAAGCAAAGAGTATTCAGCGCAATGAAAACAGTGAATGGTCTAACTATTCAACGGTTGATGAAAAACCCGAGCAACAAATCTACACACCAACTGATATGCCTACAGAAGAGCTAAAGTATGCATATGAGACAAACAAAATTCCTGAAATCGAAGTTTTAGGTGATACATCTGTGCAAGGGCAGTCAGACTTGGACCTGATATCAGCATGTCCAGATGATATTCATGTAGCTGAAGACATAGGTGAGAACAGTAATGAGATGTGCCTTGAAGAAGTAGCTGACATGGAAAATCAAGAGGATCAGATCAAACAGGATGGTTCTCAGAGAGCAACATCTGAAGTAAGAGGAAACTTGAGCAAAGGAATAGAAAATGAG ATTAGCAAAGACTCTGTCTGCTCTAACACCATAATAGACAAAGAGGAAAGTTTAAACAGCAGAATTCCAAGAGGCAATGAAGAAGAAGCTAAGGAATCAAAAGAAGAG ATTAAGGAACCAATCAAAGAGGCCAACTACCACAACTTTCAGACTACACATGCTGACACAGAAGAGCAAGTAATATGTGTTTTGACCAATGCTCAAAATACTATGCAGTCAGAAGAGAAAATGCTTccaaaagaaaaggagtgtCATGTTCAAAACTTCTCATTGCTCAAGACGCCTGAGGAAAATGAAGAGCAAATCTTAGAAACAGCAGAACCACTTATGGCAGCAACTGGGGAAATGGAAACAGAACTTGTTGAAGTGCAAGGAAAAATAGCTCCAGTCAGCAGTGGTCTGGCTTCTGAGAAGGATGTAGTTACTGGAAATGAAATGGAGGTGGACGCAGATGAAACAGATACAGTACCTAATCAGGAAAATGACTCCAGCTTGAATAGGAAAGTGAATGTGGAAACTGTGGCTGCAGGGGAAGATACGGATACCAGAGAAATGAGCTTGCATGAAGAGCAGATTGAAGCATGTTTGTCTATAACTGATGATAAAGTTGCAAGCTCACTGGAGGAGGAAAACCCCATAACAAAAATAGTTAATGAGACTACCATTGCTGAAACTTCTTCACCACTTGAGACAAGGGAAGGTATGGTGACCAAGGAGAATTTACTTGAAGAAGAACATCATTCTGTGATAAATTCTGAAGGAAGGTCATTGAATGACTTGGAAGAAGAGAAATTAGAACTCAACGAAAAATCTCTCGAACACAGAACTGAAGATTTTATGATCAATAGCTCTGACAGCACTACCAAAGTG CATCCCAAATCAGTTCAACCTGATGAAGAATTAATTCCCAGCTCCCAATCTGTTGCTGAAGAAGGTGATGAAAGCATTACTTCTGATGGTGCCTTGACGTCAAGTGCAGAAGAGGCATGCCCACAGAAAAGCATAGAAGTTGGAACAACAGAGACATCAAAAGATGAGGGCAGTGAGATGTTTCAAGACAAACTGGTGCCAGAAAACACAAATGTGGAACCAAAAAATTTGGATGCTTCCTATTCCACAGATAAAGAAATTCAAGGAGCAGGGATGGAGGAAACATGTATAGAGACATCTGAACTTGATTCAGAGAAGTCTGACCATATTATTGAATCTGCATCAGAAGTTCACAAGTTGGAAATGCCACTGGAAGCAGAAAAGGTTGGTTTTGTGGAAGAAAACCCGGCAGAAACAGAGACTGAGGAAATCGTGATCAAGGaaacaaatgaagaaaatgatatcATAAAAGAAGATATTTCAAGTGAGCAG ACCCAGATTGCTGATCAATCAGTGATTGTAAAGTCTTCTCTGGATTACCCTGAAGAAGTCCTAAGCCTAGATGCCTACCAAGAAGTTGAACTGAAGCCAGAAGAAAATGAGTTTGAGAGATTAGGGGAAAATGAAAGCATAAAG GAGGAAGCCAGCAGTGGCGACAAAGCAGGAGCTGAAAGCTCAGTAGCCCAAGATTCAGAAGCTCTCCATGCAattgaaactgcagttgcagaAGAATCACATGATGGAAATGGTAAAGAGATATCTGAGATGTCTATGTTGCATGAGCAAGTGAAGCATTCAATAGCTCTTGAGAAGCAGAATGAAGAGCTTCAGAGCATTGTGGATGGAGCAGACACTGAAAAAACACTTGAGGATGAAAAACTAGATTCCTGTACCGAAGTACAAGAAGGGATCACTGGAGAGGCAGATGGAAGTAAGAAAACAGAGTCAAGCACACCAAATGCCAGTGAATGTGTTCAACTGATGCAACAGGAGCCAGTTCTGACAGCTGTCAAACCTGAAATACAAGAACTGGAAGCAGAAAAAGTTTCAGGTGCTCCATCAGAAACAGAAATGAATCAGCCAAAAACAAATGAGATGTCCACAAATACATCAGAAGAAACCTCTCATGAACATGGACATGATGAAATTCAAAGTGACGGCATTACCAACTCTCAGGGGCCTGGAGAAACGACCATGGAAATGGCTAAAGATGGAGAAACCGAAGTTCAACAGAAGAACCTTGATTTCTCATTCAACATCAAAGATTCAGCAATGGAGAACTCATCAACAGAGACAGAACCTAAAGATGTCCAAGATAACATTGACATCATTGAGAGTGCACAAGAGCATGTGCCAGCAAAGATCCAGAATGACAACAGTACTGACTCTGAAGAGAAAGGATCCAAGAATGAAGCAACAGAAGCTGCTTCCAATGAAGCGGCAGGTTTAGAATGTGGAGAAGATGCGAAAACAGAAGTGGAAGTCAATAAAGTAACAGACAGATCCCAGACAATGGAATCATCAACCCTTTCAGATTCCAATCTCGTGCTAGGATCAATAGAAGAGTCCTCACAAGTGACAGAACGTGAAGATACTAAAAGCCAAACTGAGAAGCTTTGTGATTTTACCCACAAGGATTCAGAAATGACACAACCAAGGGAATTTCCTTCTGATTTTACAGagataaaaaattacattgatGACAAACTAGCACAACATGAAAGTAAGGTTGCTGTATTGGATACAGAGTTTCCAGCAGAAGCAGATCCACATGAAAACACAGAGGTCAGGACTTCAAATGAGGACAATGATTCACAAGAAATGCAACAGAATTCAGTTAATGATTTAGAGGAGATGAAACCTGAGAATGCTGGAGAGACTAAAAATATGGAAACTACTGATCCTAAGGATATTGTTCAGAGCATGCAAGAGAAAGATACAGTGGTTAGCACATGTGAGAATATCTCAAGTAACAACATAAATGCATCTAaggaagaaacaaaagaaaggcGCACGCTCACAGAGGCACGTGATGAAGCTTCCATGGCGGGCCTTCCACGTGCTTGTTTGAATGAAAGGGAGGTCATTTTCCACAAGGAGGAAGATGAGGCAAGTAAAGTGGAAACAGAACAACATGAGGAGGCAAGATCAGATcaagaggaagaggaaggagGAGAACACAAGGGAGAAGATTCGGGGCCTGAAGCTCCGGTGATGGTAGAGAACGCCGGCGCCGGAGATGCTGACGTCAAAGCCAGTAAGAAGAAACATCATAATATTCTGTCCGGAGTTGGATCCAAAGTGAAGCATTCAATTGCAAAGGTGAAGAAAGTGATCACGGGTAAGTCTTCTCCAACAAAGCAACAATCGCCTAAATAg